Proteins from a genomic interval of Nocardioidaceae bacterium:
- a CDS encoding copper resistance protein CopC has protein sequence MRVAAGLGLAAATVAVVGASSPAAYAHGDFETGSPGPGDAIAAGSTTLTLQFVDIDPGSRAVVELSETGGEVQPVGAALVLPDAATVCARTEPLDPGIYTVAYRLDSPDGAVAESAYVFEVVDGAAEDPLAAGPCADTELRPAGMPAVSTADSGSVAPLIATGAAVSVVVVGGIVVALRRRQSPEA, from the coding sequence GTGAGGGTCGCGGCAGGTCTGGGCCTCGCGGCGGCGACCGTCGCGGTCGTCGGCGCCTCGTCGCCCGCGGCGTACGCCCACGGGGACTTCGAGACCGGCTCGCCCGGGCCGGGCGACGCGATCGCGGCCGGCAGCACGACGCTGACGCTGCAGTTCGTCGACATCGACCCCGGCAGCCGCGCGGTGGTCGAGCTGTCGGAGACCGGCGGCGAGGTACAGCCTGTCGGCGCAGCGCTCGTGCTCCCCGACGCGGCCACGGTGTGCGCGCGGACCGAGCCGCTCGACCCGGGCATCTACACCGTCGCCTACCGGCTCGACAGCCCCGACGGCGCGGTCGCCGAGAGCGCGTACGTCTTCGAGGTCGTCGACGGCGCTGCCGAGGACCCCCTGGCCGCAGGCCCCTGCGCCGACACCGAGCTGCGGCCCGCGGGGATGCCCGCCGTCTCCACCGCCGACTCCGGCAGCGTCGCCCCGCTGATCGCAACGGGCGCGGCGGTCTCGGTGGTGGTCGTCGGCGGGATCGTCGTGGCGTTGCGACGACGGCAGTCGCCGGAGGCCTGA
- a CDS encoding MerR family transcriptional regulator, whose amino-acid sequence MAEPSTEPASAGELTIDELAQVTGVTVRTTRYYASRGLLPQPVRRGRVAFYTAEHRARLELVRALQDHGFTLAAIERHLSSIPLEASVEELMLQRTMLTSWSPVPRTVLTREALEAEVGRPLAEEELDRLVLTGAVSETGGGWAPTPGFEVGVQMLELDIPTESLVEAATAINRHMDALADELTEIVRERVLRPRRAGAGDARTTEATYARLREITLAAVVSGFQRAADEVITRSLAR is encoded by the coding sequence ATGGCCGAGCCGAGCACCGAACCCGCGTCCGCCGGTGAGCTGACGATCGACGAGCTCGCGCAGGTCACCGGGGTGACCGTGCGCACGACGCGCTACTACGCCTCACGCGGACTGCTGCCGCAACCCGTACGCCGGGGTCGCGTCGCCTTCTACACCGCCGAGCACCGGGCCCGGCTCGAGCTGGTGCGTGCCCTCCAGGACCACGGGTTCACGCTCGCCGCGATCGAGCGGCACCTCTCCTCGATCCCGTTGGAGGCCAGCGTCGAGGAGCTGATGCTGCAGCGCACGATGCTGACCAGCTGGTCGCCCGTGCCCCGCACGGTGCTGACCCGTGAGGCGCTCGAGGCCGAGGTCGGCAGGCCGCTGGCCGAGGAGGAGCTCGACCGGCTGGTGCTCACCGGAGCGGTCAGCGAGACCGGTGGGGGCTGGGCCCCGACCCCGGGCTTCGAGGTCGGCGTGCAGATGCTCGAGCTCGACATCCCGACCGAGTCGCTCGTCGAGGCGGCCACCGCGATCAACCGCCACATGGACGCGCTCGCCGACGAGCTCACCGAGATCGTCCGGGAGCGGGTGCTGCGGCCCCGGCGTGCGGGCGCCGGCGACGCACGCACGACGGAGGCGACGTACGCGCGGCTGCGTGAGATCACGCTCGCGGCGGTGGTCTCGGGCTTCCAGCGGGCCGCGGACGAGGTGATCACCCGGTCGTTGGCCCGCTGA
- a CDS encoding PspC domain-containing protein: MNETHDPGPGPDSDTMTDPGPQPQPRPQPQPPGPVQRASQLTRSHEDRYLGGVAGGLARHLAIDPLLVRVVLVVLGLFGVGVALYVALWLLLPDEATGAAAVRTSPSTRGWIVVAVAGLSALFLLGPVMGLGDAGPLVLLALVVGAVLFVRERRSRRAGPRPVPPEAYATPPAPLAPPAPRRPRRTGPLLLWPALALIAVAWGALGLLEALGTDVRGSIYPAVGLTVAGALLVLGAWRGRPLLLGLLGFTMSVALAITSAAESGAFDAETTRVAPTEVSALPVTTTVGSGDYVLDLRGMDPADLAGRDITLTGSLGQIDVLLPASVPVRLRGVVDVVGEILVVGSDAGCSGFDCRVDTLLTPDGEGTGGSPDAVSDPLDLRLTLTAGVIRVVPEA, translated from the coding sequence ATGAACGAGACCCATGACCCCGGCCCCGGACCCGACTCCGACACCATGACGGACCCCGGGCCCCAGCCACAGCCCCGACCACAGCCCCAACCACCGGGGCCTGTCCAGCGCGCTTCGCAGCTGACCAGGTCCCACGAGGACCGCTACCTCGGTGGTGTGGCCGGCGGTCTGGCCAGGCACCTGGCGATCGATCCGCTGCTGGTGCGGGTGGTGCTGGTCGTGCTGGGGCTCTTCGGTGTCGGGGTCGCGCTGTACGTCGCCCTGTGGCTCCTGCTCCCCGACGAGGCCACCGGAGCCGCTGCCGTCCGGACCTCCCCCTCCACACGCGGCTGGATCGTGGTGGCCGTGGCCGGGTTGAGCGCCCTGTTCCTCCTCGGTCCGGTGATGGGCCTCGGCGACGCCGGACCGCTGGTCCTCCTCGCTCTCGTCGTGGGGGCGGTGCTCTTCGTGCGCGAACGTCGATCGCGGCGAGCGGGACCGCGGCCGGTGCCGCCGGAGGCGTACGCCACCCCCCCGGCGCCGTTGGCGCCGCCCGCGCCCCGACGTCCCCGGCGCACCGGTCCGCTGCTGCTGTGGCCCGCGCTCGCGCTGATCGCCGTCGCGTGGGGCGCCCTCGGCCTGCTCGAGGCGCTGGGTACCGACGTGCGAGGCTCGATCTACCCCGCCGTGGGCCTGACCGTCGCCGGGGCCCTGCTCGTGCTCGGCGCCTGGCGCGGCCGCCCGCTGCTGCTCGGACTGCTCGGCTTCACCATGTCAGTCGCCCTGGCGATCACGTCGGCGGCCGAGAGCGGCGCGTTCGACGCGGAGACCACCCGGGTGGCCCCGACCGAGGTGTCCGCGCTGCCGGTGACGACGACCGTCGGGAGCGGTGACTACGTGCTCGACCTGCGCGGCATGGACCCGGCCGACCTCGCGGGTCGCGACATCACCCTCACGGGGTCCCTCGGTCAGATCGACGTGCTCCTGCCGGCCTCGGTACCGGTGCGTCTGCGAGGCGTGGTCGACGTGGTCGGCGAGATCCTCGTCGTGGGCTCGGACGCCGGCTGCAGCGGCTTCGACTGCCGCGTCGACACCCTCCTCACCCCGGACGGGGAAGGGACCGGCGGATCGCCCGACGCCGTGTCCGACCCGCTGGACCTGCGACTGACCCTGACCGCGGGCGTGATCCGCGTGGTGCCTGAGGCATGA
- a CDS encoding mechanosensitive ion channel family protein, with protein sequence MRNRDVVTYAELFRDLGFAALAALALMVVVHLVFRISGRKWWVAGDFAKHVRIPFRLLVLVLAFGFVVDAVRPEAIRPGDWNGIGLILRIASIGAGAWLIGATLLFFEDLHLARWNGDDDSKAHSKRARTQVLVLRRLTVAAVAVVAVGAALLSFPGVRALGASVLASAGLISIVAALAAQSVLANVIAGAQLAFSDAIRLDDVVVVDGEWGRIEEITLTYVVVRTWDERRVVLPSTWFIGNPFENWTKFDTSMTGTVELDLDWEVDVDEVRTELDRVLEGNLLWDGRAKVVQVTDATEGWLTVRVLVTAAEPGSLFDLRCAVREDLAAWIRRERPAGLPRQRVELREASGAGVGTREVGARLPEETPRPTAQRHAARTSDDTRSTRVRGEPTDDGDGDA encoded by the coding sequence GTGCGCAACCGGGACGTGGTGACCTACGCAGAGCTCTTCCGTGACCTCGGCTTCGCCGCCCTCGCGGCGCTGGCCCTCATGGTCGTCGTCCACCTGGTCTTCCGGATCTCCGGGCGCAAGTGGTGGGTGGCGGGCGACTTCGCCAAGCACGTGCGGATCCCGTTCCGGTTGCTGGTCCTGGTGCTCGCCTTCGGGTTCGTCGTGGACGCGGTGCGACCCGAGGCGATCCGGCCCGGGGACTGGAACGGCATCGGCCTCATCCTGCGGATCGCCTCCATCGGCGCCGGTGCCTGGCTGATCGGCGCGACGCTGCTCTTCTTCGAGGACCTCCACCTCGCCCGGTGGAACGGAGACGACGACAGCAAGGCGCACAGCAAGCGGGCGCGTACGCAGGTGCTGGTGCTGCGCCGGCTCACCGTCGCCGCCGTCGCGGTCGTCGCCGTCGGCGCCGCGCTGCTGAGCTTCCCGGGCGTACGCGCGCTCGGTGCCTCCGTGCTCGCCTCGGCCGGTCTGATCTCGATCGTGGCGGCGCTGGCCGCGCAGTCCGTGCTGGCCAACGTGATCGCCGGCGCGCAGCTGGCGTTCTCCGACGCGATCCGGCTCGACGACGTCGTCGTGGTCGACGGCGAGTGGGGCCGCATCGAGGAGATCACCCTGACCTACGTGGTCGTCCGCACCTGGGACGAGCGCCGCGTCGTGCTGCCCTCCACGTGGTTCATCGGCAACCCCTTCGAGAACTGGACGAAGTTCGACACCTCCATGACCGGCACCGTCGAGCTCGACCTCGACTGGGAGGTCGACGTCGACGAGGTGCGCACCGAGCTGGACCGGGTGCTGGAGGGGAACCTGCTCTGGGACGGCCGCGCGAAGGTCGTGCAGGTCACCGACGCCACCGAGGGCTGGCTCACCGTGCGGGTGCTGGTCACCGCCGCCGAGCCCGGCAGCCTCTTCGACCTGCGGTGCGCGGTGCGCGAGGACCTCGCGGCCTGGATCCGGCGGGAGCGTCCCGCCGGGCTGCCGCGACAGCGCGTCGAGCTGCGTGAGGCGAGCGGGGCCGGTGTGGGCACGCGCGAGGTGGGTGCGCGACTGCCCGAGGAGACGCCGCGTCCCACGGCGCAGCGGCACGCCGCGCGCACCTCCGACGACACCCGCAGCACCCGCGTACGCGGCGAGCCGACCGACGACGGGGACGGCGACGCCTGA
- a CDS encoding PspC domain-containing protein produces MPRAFRSTSDRWVGGVAGGVAEHLGVRSEHVRWTFALLVLASGFGLVLYAALWLVLPSDRAVRRDRAAAEAPGLVAAERAGLRTGRRTPLAVAGAWAVVGALVLGGVGLFGALTGTTGFVWPLLLAGAGLAALWRQADVAEEERLAGGRLGILGLLLGRGGLPAYARLVGGVTLLVAALAVLLVGRSSLGGGLLVVVVVGVVTGPWVARLARGYLEERAERVRSEERADVATHLHDSVLQTLALIQRSAHDPATVSRLARGQERELRTWLFADRPTGGALDLAEGLRTAAASVEDGTGVTVDVVVVGDLAADDPLVEPLVAAAREAVTNAARHSGAPSVDVYAEVAPDLVEVFVRDRGRGFEVTEVAEDRRGLRHSIAGRLERAGGTSHVRTHPGWGTEVTLRVPRPAEAAR; encoded by the coding sequence GTGCCCCGTGCGTTCCGCAGCACCTCCGACCGGTGGGTCGGGGGTGTCGCCGGAGGCGTGGCGGAGCACCTCGGCGTCCGGTCCGAGCACGTGCGGTGGACGTTCGCGCTCCTGGTGCTCGCGAGCGGCTTCGGGCTCGTGCTGTACGCCGCGCTGTGGCTGGTGCTGCCCAGCGACCGGGCGGTCCGCCGCGACCGTGCCGCCGCCGAGGCCCCCGGTCTGGTGGCCGCCGAGCGTGCAGGCCTGCGCACCGGGCGACGCACTCCCCTCGCGGTCGCGGGGGCGTGGGCGGTCGTGGGCGCGCTCGTGCTCGGCGGGGTCGGGCTGTTCGGAGCGCTGACGGGCACGACCGGGTTCGTGTGGCCCCTTTTGCTGGCCGGCGCCGGGCTCGCGGCGCTCTGGCGGCAGGCCGACGTGGCGGAGGAGGAGCGGCTCGCCGGTGGACGTCTGGGCATCCTCGGGCTGCTGCTCGGCCGCGGTGGGCTCCCTGCGTACGCGCGTCTCGTCGGCGGCGTCACGTTGTTGGTGGCGGCGCTCGCGGTGCTGCTGGTCGGCCGCAGCTCCCTGGGCGGCGGGCTGCTCGTCGTGGTGGTCGTCGGGGTCGTCACAGGCCCCTGGGTGGCCCGGCTGGCCCGGGGATACCTCGAGGAGCGCGCCGAGCGGGTGCGCTCGGAGGAGAGGGCCGACGTCGCGACCCACCTGCACGACTCGGTGCTGCAGACGCTCGCGCTGATCCAGCGCAGCGCCCACGACCCGGCGACGGTCTCGAGGCTGGCGCGCGGCCAGGAGCGCGAGCTGCGGACGTGGCTGTTCGCGGACCGGCCGACCGGTGGTGCGCTCGACCTGGCCGAGGGGCTGCGTACGGCCGCCGCGTCCGTCGAGGACGGCACGGGGGTGACCGTCGACGTCGTGGTGGTCGGGGACCTGGCGGCCGACGACCCGCTCGTGGAGCCGCTGGTCGCCGCCGCCCGCGAGGCCGTGACCAACGCGGCACGTCACTCCGGTGCGCCCAGCGTCGACGTGTACGCCGAGGTGGCGCCCGATCTCGTCGAGGTGTTCGTCAGGGACCGTGGTCGCGGTTTCGAGGTCACCGAGGTCGCCGAGGACCGCCGCGGTCTGCGGCACAGCATCGCCGGACGGCTCGAGCGCGCCGGGGGCACCTCGCACGTCCGCACCCACCCCGGCTGGGGCACCGAGGTGACCCTCCGGGTCCCGCGACCCGCGGAGGCGGCCCGGTGA
- a CDS encoding alpha/beta fold hydrolase, whose translation MSIDVLRTPDSRFDRIQGWDHETRYAQVGGTDDLPEVRMAYVDEGPRDAPTVLLLHGEPTWGYLYRHMVPTLLEAGLRVVVPDLIGFGRSDKPRRTSDYTYQRHTDWLLSLLDQLDLADDLTLFGQDWGSFIGLRIAGLQPDRFARIMISNGILPNDAVPMGRGFKAWRAFARWTPILPAPAVVTVASKRWLGPADLRAYAAPFPSRRYDAASRVFPALVPTDPDHAEIEVQREAWAGLGRYDKPFLCVFGEDDFVLGKLDEPLIQHVPGAAGQPHDRIPGGHFIQEDQGPELASRLVDFVRG comes from the coding sequence ATGAGCATCGACGTGCTGCGTACGCCTGACTCCCGCTTCGACCGGATCCAGGGGTGGGACCACGAGACCCGCTACGCCCAGGTCGGCGGAACCGACGACCTGCCCGAGGTCCGCATGGCGTACGTCGACGAGGGACCCCGCGACGCCCCGACCGTGCTGTTGCTGCACGGGGAGCCGACGTGGGGCTACCTCTACCGCCACATGGTGCCCACGTTGCTCGAGGCCGGGCTGCGGGTCGTGGTGCCGGACCTGATCGGGTTCGGGCGTTCCGACAAGCCGAGGCGCACGAGCGACTACACCTACCAGCGGCACACCGACTGGTTGCTGTCGTTGCTCGACCAGCTCGACCTGGCCGACGACCTCACGCTCTTCGGGCAGGACTGGGGGTCCTTCATCGGCCTACGCATCGCCGGCCTGCAGCCCGACCGCTTCGCGCGCATCATGATCAGCAACGGGATCCTCCCCAACGACGCCGTGCCGATGGGCCGCGGCTTCAAGGCCTGGCGCGCCTTCGCACGGTGGACCCCGATCCTCCCGGCGCCGGCGGTCGTCACGGTCGCCTCGAAGCGCTGGCTCGGACCCGCCGACCTCAGGGCGTACGCCGCGCCCTTCCCGTCGCGACGCTACGACGCCGCCTCGCGGGTGTTCCCGGCGCTGGTGCCCACCGACCCGGACCACGCCGAGATCGAGGTCCAGCGGGAGGCGTGGGCCGGCCTCGGGCGCTACGACAAGCCGTTCCTGTGCGTCTTCGGCGAGGACGACTTCGTGCTCGGCAAGCTCGACGAGCCGCTGATCCAGCACGTGCCGGGGGCGGCGGGACAACCGCACGACCGCATCCCCGGAGGTCATTTCATCCAGGAGGACCAGGGGCCGGAGCTCGCGTCACGGCTCGTGGACTTCGTGCGCGGCTGA
- a CDS encoding SigE family RNA polymerase sigma factor, whose protein sequence is MSSGADTGGTDADFDAYVHARWPRLVRTAVLLGASPSEAEDVAQETLTRCLLKWDRVSAAENRDAYVHRILVNLFTSMRRRRWWGERPVEHLPEPPGGEALDPMASVDEADFLARAVAGLPEAQRAVVVLRYYAHLGEAETAEALGIAVGTVKSRTSRALAALAAHPALIEERGR, encoded by the coding sequence GTGAGCAGCGGCGCCGACACGGGCGGGACGGACGCGGATTTCGACGCGTACGTCCACGCCCGCTGGCCACGTCTCGTGCGGACGGCGGTGCTGCTCGGGGCATCGCCGTCCGAGGCCGAGGACGTCGCCCAGGAGACCCTCACGCGGTGTCTGCTCAAGTGGGACCGGGTCAGTGCGGCGGAGAACCGCGACGCGTACGTGCACCGCATCCTGGTCAACCTGTTCACCTCGATGCGCCGCAGGCGCTGGTGGGGCGAACGGCCGGTCGAGCACCTGCCCGAGCCGCCGGGTGGGGAGGCCCTCGACCCGATGGCGTCGGTCGACGAGGCGGACTTCCTGGCCCGCGCGGTGGCCGGTCTGCCCGAGGCGCAGCGCGCCGTCGTGGTGCTGCGCTACTACGCCCACCTCGGTGAGGCCGAGACCGCGGAGGCGCTCGGGATCGCCGTGGGCACCGTCAAGAGTCGTACGTCGCGGGCGCTGGCGGCCCTGGCCGCCCACCCCGCGCTGATCGAGGAGCGTGGTCGCTGA
- a CDS encoding DUF368 domain-containing protein has translation MAETPPPLEQVESPSRSRKLLPLDLLRGFLIGCAELVPGVSGGTVALVVGVYDQLIDSASHVLGALRRLVTGPDRVAAARVEVRRTDWWLIVPVLLGMATAVVTIAGLLSGFVSGEPELARGLFFGLVAVSVVVPLRMLPAAHRPPWVDALVAVASAVVAFLLVGLAAGADTGGGGDGPPLLVVLLAAAVAINALVLPGVSGSFFLLAVGLYGPTLAAVDDRDLAYVGVFAAGAAVGLALFVPVLRWALTQHRRTTLLVMAGLMVGSLRALWPWQSGEGEDVGGLVAPYAPVWGPVGLALLGAAVVAALIVVEARRESRDRGSAAHEVHEP, from the coding sequence GTGGCTGAGACCCCGCCGCCGCTGGAGCAGGTCGAGAGCCCGAGCCGCTCCAGGAAGTTGCTGCCGCTGGACCTCCTTCGGGGCTTCCTGATCGGCTGCGCCGAGCTCGTGCCCGGCGTCTCCGGTGGCACCGTGGCGCTGGTCGTCGGCGTGTACGACCAGCTCATCGACTCCGCCTCGCACGTGCTCGGAGCGCTGCGGCGCCTCGTGACCGGCCCGGACCGGGTGGCTGCCGCGCGCGTCGAGGTGAGGCGTACGGACTGGTGGCTCATCGTGCCGGTGCTCCTCGGCATGGCGACGGCGGTCGTCACGATCGCGGGCCTCCTCAGCGGCTTCGTGTCCGGTGAGCCCGAGCTCGCCCGCGGCCTCTTCTTCGGGCTGGTCGCCGTCAGTGTCGTCGTGCCCCTGCGGATGCTCCCGGCCGCACACCGCCCTCCGTGGGTCGACGCGCTCGTCGCGGTCGCGTCCGCCGTCGTCGCGTTCCTGCTCGTGGGCCTGGCTGCAGGCGCCGACACGGGCGGCGGGGGAGACGGGCCGCCGCTCCTCGTGGTGCTGCTCGCTGCGGCCGTGGCCATCAATGCGCTCGTGCTGCCGGGAGTCTCCGGCTCGTTCTTCCTGCTCGCGGTGGGGCTCTACGGGCCCACGCTGGCCGCGGTGGACGACCGCGACCTCGCGTACGTCGGGGTGTTCGCCGCCGGCGCGGCCGTCGGTCTGGCGCTGTTCGTGCCCGTGCTCCGATGGGCGCTGACCCAACACCGGCGGACGACGCTGCTCGTCATGGCGGGCCTGATGGTCGGCTCGCTCCGCGCCCTGTGGCCGTGGCAGTCCGGAGAGGGCGAGGACGTCGGCGGGCTCGTGGCGCCGTACGCCCCGGTCTGGGGGCCGGTCGGGCTCGCGCTGCTCGGCGCCGCCGTCGTGGCCGCGCTGATCGTCGTCGAGGCGCGCCGCGAGAGCCGCGACCGAGGATCAGCCGCGCACGAAGTCCACGAGCCGTGA
- a CDS encoding PASTA domain-containing protein, with protein MSSRHHDDIESRVAAALERQAERLPVAAAPVAEIRRDASRPGRRVRSEVVRRPWVAALAVAAASALLVGGAGIAAESLLPAASDRATDAGPAEGGQPPLQTERRLGAPPMGSVWLGVGPVVVSVPSEWVLDAGDGRACPRDAAYVTSGADPQDDADACDLLASRLERVTVGPVDDDTPGMEQDRVVSGEPAGRAGVFCFQTRPPQCGASVVFDELGLEVGARSTTDARTVDDILDRVRVVDDHAGVPAYEGLGVETYVRLLESYGLVAMPVPVAPSEGETGTVVSTDVEPGTVVPRGAAVEVTYVADSEDPVDFTSPTAATDEDLVGTWRLVDVAGQPPLPGTLGRIVLTGRTVTWNDGVNRHVRQYDVGPDGALSTSAGSEERTGCTPRRRCERPAGVGVEQADRVLVGPQSLILMDGGRELARYEPVP; from the coding sequence ATGAGCAGCCGTCATCACGACGACATCGAGAGTCGGGTCGCCGCGGCGCTGGAGCGCCAGGCGGAGCGGCTGCCGGTCGCAGCGGCACCGGTGGCGGAGATCCGCCGGGACGCGAGCCGTCCGGGACGGCGGGTCCGCAGCGAGGTCGTGCGCCGCCCCTGGGTGGCCGCCCTGGCGGTCGCGGCGGCCAGCGCCCTCCTCGTGGGAGGGGCGGGCATCGCCGCCGAGAGCCTCCTTCCGGCCGCCTCCGACCGTGCGACGGACGCCGGACCGGCCGAGGGCGGACAACCACCCCTGCAGACGGAGCGCCGCCTCGGGGCCCCGCCGATGGGATCGGTCTGGTTGGGCGTCGGACCCGTCGTCGTCTCGGTGCCGAGCGAGTGGGTGCTCGACGCAGGGGACGGCCGCGCCTGCCCGCGCGACGCGGCGTACGTGACCTCCGGTGCCGACCCGCAGGACGACGCCGACGCGTGCGACCTGCTCGCGAGCCGCCTGGAGCGGGTGACCGTCGGGCCGGTCGACGACGACACACCCGGGATGGAGCAGGACAGGGTCGTCTCCGGGGAGCCGGCCGGCCGCGCCGGCGTCTTCTGCTTCCAGACCCGCCCGCCGCAGTGCGGGGCATCGGTCGTCTTCGACGAGCTCGGGCTCGAGGTCGGCGCACGGTCGACCACCGACGCCCGCACCGTCGACGACATCCTCGACCGGGTGCGCGTCGTCGACGACCACGCGGGCGTGCCGGCGTACGAGGGGCTGGGCGTGGAGACGTACGTGCGACTGCTCGAGTCCTACGGCCTGGTGGCGATGCCGGTGCCCGTGGCCCCGAGCGAGGGGGAAACCGGGACCGTCGTGAGCACCGACGTGGAGCCCGGCACGGTGGTGCCTCGTGGCGCCGCCGTCGAGGTCACCTACGTCGCCGACAGCGAGGACCCGGTGGACTTCACCTCGCCGACCGCGGCGACCGACGAGGACCTGGTGGGCACCTGGCGGCTCGTCGACGTGGCGGGTCAGCCGCCGCTGCCCGGGACGCTGGGGCGCATCGTCCTCACCGGGCGCACGGTGACCTGGAATGACGGTGTGAACCGCCACGTCAGGCAGTACGACGTCGGGCCCGACGGCGCCCTCTCGACCTCTGCCGGCTCCGAGGAGCGCACCGGGTGCACGCCCCGCCGTCGGTGCGAACGTCCCGCCGGCGTCGGCGTCGAGCAGGCCGACCGCGTGCTGGTCGGCCCGCAGAGCCTGATCCTCATGGACGGCGGTCGTGAGCTCGCCCGCTACGAGCCGGTGCCCTGA
- a CDS encoding acyl-CoA dehydrogenase family protein: MSRDIFEPEHEDFRSTVRTFVERECVPHHDQWEKDGQVSREVWQKAGEAGILAFDVEEAYGGLGIDDFRYNQVVCEELARAGVSGPGFLLHTDIIVPYISALGTEDQKQRWLPGCVSGDIITAIGMTEPGAGSDLQGLRTNAVDKGDHYVLNGSKTFISNGIMADIVVVVARTDPDAGHMGFSLLVVETGMEGFERGRNLDKVGLHAQDTAELFFDNVMVPKENLLGQEGHGFIYLMENLPQERLSIAMIAAASCQRTLDLCLAYAKEREAFGKPIGKFQHNRFLIAEMATKAHICQVFVDDCVTRHNKGELDTKLASMAKWWTTELQVELVNHGVQLHGGYGYMNEYPIARDYKDARIQTIYGGTTEIQKEIIGRSLGI, from the coding sequence ATGAGCCGAGACATCTTCGAGCCCGAGCACGAGGACTTCCGCAGCACCGTGCGCACCTTCGTCGAGCGCGAGTGCGTCCCCCACCACGACCAGTGGGAGAAGGACGGCCAGGTCAGCCGCGAGGTGTGGCAGAAGGCGGGCGAGGCCGGGATCCTCGCCTTCGACGTCGAGGAGGCGTACGGCGGCCTCGGCATCGACGACTTCCGCTACAACCAGGTCGTGTGCGAGGAGCTCGCCCGCGCCGGCGTGAGCGGCCCCGGCTTCCTGCTGCACACCGACATCATCGTTCCCTACATCTCCGCCCTCGGCACCGAGGACCAGAAGCAGCGCTGGCTGCCCGGATGCGTCTCAGGCGACATCATCACCGCGATCGGCATGACCGAGCCCGGCGCCGGCTCGGACCTGCAGGGGCTGCGCACGAACGCGGTCGACAAGGGCGACCACTACGTGCTCAACGGGTCCAAGACCTTCATCAGCAACGGCATCATGGCCGACATCGTCGTCGTGGTCGCCCGCACCGACCCCGACGCGGGCCACATGGGCTTCAGCCTGCTCGTCGTCGAGACCGGCATGGAAGGCTTCGAGCGCGGCCGCAACCTCGACAAGGTCGGCCTGCACGCCCAGGACACCGCCGAGCTCTTCTTCGACAACGTGATGGTGCCGAAGGAGAACCTGCTCGGCCAGGAGGGCCACGGCTTCATCTACCTGATGGAGAACCTCCCCCAGGAGCGCCTGTCCATCGCGATGATCGCGGCGGCCTCCTGCCAGCGCACCCTCGACCTGTGCCTGGCGTACGCGAAGGAGCGCGAGGCCTTCGGCAAGCCGATCGGCAAGTTTCAGCACAACCGGTTCCTCATCGCCGAGATGGCCACGAAGGCCCACATCTGCCAGGTCTTCGTCGACGACTGCGTGACGCGGCACAACAAGGGCGAGCTCGACACCAAGCTGGCCTCGATGGCCAAGTGGTGGACCACCGAGCTGCAGGTCGAGCTCGTGAACCACGGGGTGCAGCTGCACGGTGGCTACGGCTACATGAACGAGTACCCGATCGCACGGGACTACAAGGACGCCCGCATCCAGACGATCTACGGCGGCACGACGGAGATCCAGAAGGAGATCATCGGCCGCTCGCTGGGCATCTGA